In one window of Motacilla alba alba isolate MOTALB_02 unplaced genomic scaffold, Motacilla_alba_V1.0_pri HiC_scaffold_28, whole genome shotgun sequence DNA:
- the LOC119696261 gene encoding olfactory receptor 14I1-like — MSNSSSISHFLLLALADTRQLQLLHFCLLLGISLAALLGNGLIISAVACGQHLHTPMFFFLLNLALTDLGFICTTVPKAMHNSLWDTSTISYTGCAAQLFFFVFFISIEISLLTIMCYDRYVSICKPLHYGTLLGSRACAHMAAAAWASGFLYSLLHTANTFSLPLCHGNVLGQFFCEIPHILKLSCSKSYLRELGLIAVSSCLALGCFVFIVFSYVQIFRAVLRIPSEQGRHKAFSTCLPHLAVVSLFLSTGTFAYLKPPSMSSPSLDLAVSFLYSVVPPALNPLIYSLRNQELKAAMWRLMAECLQKH, encoded by the coding sequence atgtccaacagcagctccatcagccacttcctcctgctggcattggcagacacgcggcagctgcagctgctgcacttctgcctcttgttgggcatctccctggctgccctcctgggcaacggcctcatcatcagcgccgtagcctgcggccagcacctgcacacgcccatgttcttcttcctgctcaacctggccctcactgacctgggcttcatctgcaccactgtccccaaagccatgcacaattccctctgggacaccagcaccatctcctacacaggatgtgctgcacagctgtttttctttgtgttcttcATCTCTATAGAGATTTCTCTCCTGACCAtcatgtgctacgaccgctacgtgtccatctgcaaacccctgcactacgggacactcctgggcagcagagcttgtgcccacatggcagcagctgcctgggccagtggctttctctattcactgctgcacacagccaatacattttccctgcccctgtgccatggcaatgtcctgggccagttcttctgtgaaatcccacacatcctcaagctctcctgctccaaatcctATCTCAGGGAACTGGGGCTCATTGCTGTTAGTTCCTGTTTAGCGCTtggttgttttgtgttcattgttttctcctatgtgcagatcttcagagccgtgctgaggatcccctctgagcagggacggcacaaagccttttccacctgcctccctcacctggctgtggTCTCTCTGTTCCTCAGCACCGGCACATTTGCCTACCTGAAGCCcccctccatgtcctccccatccctggatctggcTGTGTCATTTCTGTACTcagtggtgcctccagccctgaaccccctcatctacagtctgaggaaccaggagctcaaggctgccATGTGGAGACTGATGGCTGAATGCTTGCAGAAACATTAA